Proteins encoded in a region of the Deltaproteobacteria bacterium genome:
- the alaS gene encoding alanine--tRNA ligase, producing MKSYEIRRAFLDYFKGNGHTIVGSASLVPKSDPSLLFVNAGMVQFKNVFLGLEKRNYVRAASCQKCMRAGGKHSDLENVGHTPRHHTFFEMLGNFSFGDYFKKEAIHYAWDFFTNVLNLPGEKLYITIFEDDDEAFNIWHKQEGVSESRIGRMDEKDNFWAMGDTGPCGPCSEIHIDWGKNELLELWNLVFMQFERRDGGRLVSLPRPSIDTGMGLERITAVMEDVYSNFDTDLFVDIIASIVDLLHVQYGKNKDLDVSIRIIADHLRACVFLIADGILPDKEGRGYVLRRIIRRAMRQGNRLGANEPFLYRLVSVVIEAMKDVYGEISQMEKFIVNVLKNEEEQFFKTLDYGLRLLYEIAEKTRGKIISGKEIFKLYDTYGFPLDIATDTLSEKGLKVDLVEFNRLMEDQKKRAKGAWAGSGEEKITAFYGDMLKKGETEFVGDEKLMAKGKVLSIARDGVLVEEAQGECDVTFDKTPFYGQGGGQVSDTGKGFGEELSLKIKDVKRYFEGRVFVHHVNIEEGRLKTGSVINLVVDEDRRKDIQRHHTATHLLQAALRKVLGKHVHQAGSLVTPSRLRFDFTHFSRLYREEVKAAERYVNECIIENMPVCIEWKSYKKALEEGATAIFEEKYGDRVRVVTIGDISKELCGGTHVERTGDIGFFKIISESAVARGVRRIEAKCGLSAYEYIREQEDKLKEVLKQVKCSSLDELVEKNRELQEKLKKTKRLKEEKPVEMKNIKRIDDFDVVSEILEGYDPSDLRNLSDVLRSKITSGVVILFNKTDGRVSCVVSVSKDATHRFNANDIVKKISSSLGGSGGGRRDFAQGGGKRMEVVEDIIQSVEKYL from the coding sequence AGGAAATGGGCATACAATAGTAGGCAGTGCTTCTTTAGTGCCGAAGAGCGATCCCAGTCTGCTTTTTGTCAATGCCGGCATGGTGCAGTTTAAAAATGTTTTTTTGGGTTTAGAGAAAAGGAACTATGTAAGAGCTGCGAGCTGTCAGAAATGTATGCGAGCAGGTGGCAAACATAGTGATCTGGAAAATGTGGGACATACGCCCCGACATCATACATTTTTTGAAATGTTGGGCAATTTCTCTTTTGGTGATTATTTTAAAAAGGAAGCTATTCATTACGCCTGGGATTTCTTTACAAATGTATTAAATCTTCCTGGGGAAAAGTTGTATATAACCATATTTGAAGATGATGATGAGGCATTTAATATCTGGCACAAACAGGAGGGTGTTTCGGAAAGCCGTATCGGGCGAATGGATGAGAAAGATAATTTTTGGGCAATGGGAGACACTGGTCCTTGCGGGCCCTGTTCTGAGATTCATATAGATTGGGGTAAAAATGAGCTCCTGGAGTTGTGGAATCTTGTGTTTATGCAGTTTGAGAGAAGAGATGGCGGCAGGCTTGTATCTTTGCCAAGGCCCAGCATTGATACCGGTATGGGATTAGAACGTATAACGGCGGTAATGGAAGATGTATATAGTAATTTTGATACAGACCTGTTTGTGGATATTATTGCCTCTATCGTGGATCTGCTGCATGTTCAATATGGTAAAAATAAAGATTTAGATGTATCCATTAGGATTATTGCTGACCATCTGCGTGCCTGTGTTTTTCTCATTGCAGATGGCATCTTACCGGATAAAGAGGGCAGGGGATATGTTTTGAGAAGAATTATAAGAAGGGCAATGCGGCAGGGGAATAGGTTGGGGGCCAATGAACCATTCTTATACAGGCTTGTTTCGGTAGTAATAGAAGCAATGAAGGATGTCTATGGTGAAATTAGTCAGATGGAGAAATTTATTGTAAATGTTTTAAAAAACGAAGAAGAACAATTTTTTAAAACATTGGATTACGGATTGAGGCTTTTGTATGAAATAGCGGAAAAAACAAGAGGAAAGATAATTTCAGGGAAGGAGATATTTAAACTCTATGATACTTATGGTTTTCCACTGGATATTGCCACTGATACCTTAAGTGAGAAGGGCTTGAAAGTGGACCTGGTAGAATTTAACAGACTTATGGAAGATCAAAAAAAGAGAGCGAAGGGAGCGTGGGCAGGTTCGGGAGAAGAGAAGATAACTGCTTTTTATGGAGATATGTTAAAGAAAGGAGAAACTGAATTTGTAGGGGATGAGAAACTAATGGCAAAAGGTAAGGTTTTGAGTATAGCAAGGGATGGTGTTCTGGTGGAGGAAGCACAAGGAGAATGTGATGTAACATTTGATAAAACACCATTCTACGGGCAAGGAGGAGGCCAGGTTTCGGATACTGGTAAGGGTTTTGGTGAAGAACTTTCTCTGAAAATCAAAGATGTAAAACGTTATTTTGAAGGAAGAGTTTTCGTCCACCATGTGAATATAGAGGAAGGAAGATTAAAAACAGGTAGTGTAATAAACTTAGTGGTGGATGAAGATAGAAGAAAAGATATACAGAGACATCATACCGCTACCCACCTTTTGCAAGCTGCGCTAAGAAAGGTTTTGGGAAAACATGTTCATCAAGCAGGCTCTTTGGTTACGCCCAGTAGGTTGAGATTTGATTTTACTCACTTTTCTCGTCTTTACAGAGAAGAAGTGAAAGCGGCAGAAAGATATGTAAATGAGTGCATTATAGAAAATATGCCTGTTTGTATAGAGTGGAAGAGTTATAAAAAAGCTCTGGAAGAAGGTGCAACTGCCATATTTGAGGAAAAATATGGAGATAGGGTAAGGGTAGTTACCATAGGAGATATAAGCAAGGAGTTGTGTGGTGGTACACATGTGGAGCGGACTGGAGATATAGGATTTTTTAAGATAATAAGTGAGAGTGCTGTGGCTCGAGGAGTGAGAAGAATAGAGGCAAAATGCGGTCTTAGTGCATACGAATATATAAGAGAACAGGAAGACAAATTGAAAGAAGTGTTAAAACAGGTGAAATGCAGCTCATTAGATGAACTGGTTGAAAAGAATAGGGAATTACAAGAAAAGTTGAAAAAAACAAAGAGGCTAAAAGAGGAAAAGCCTGTGGAGATGAAGAACATTAAGCGTATTGATGATTTTGATGTAGTTTCTGAAATTTTGGAAGGATATGACCCCAGTGATTTGAGAAATTTAAGTGATGTTTTAAGGTCAAAGATAACCAGCGGTGTGGTTATTTTATTTAATAAAACTGATGGTAGAGTAAGTTGTGTAGTTAGTGTTAGTAAAGATGCTACGCATAGATTTAATGCCAACGATATTGTAAAAAAGATTTCTTCTTCGTTAGGCGGGAGCGGAGGCGGTAGAAGAGATTTTGCTCAGGGAGGAGGAAAAAGAATGGAAGTAGTGGAAGATATTATACAAAGTGTTGAAAAATATTTGTAA